Genomic segment of Dactylococcopsis salina PCC 8305:
CAATATCGAAGGTGGGGAGTGCCTTCCGTTCTAAAACGGTTTTTTGTGATCCCCTGCGTCTAGCCTCCTCGTCTCCGAGAGTTACCGCTTGGATGCCTCCAATTAAATCGGAAAGGGTGGGATTTTTAATTAAATTGTCCAGACGGTTACCGTGGGCTGTTCCCACTAGCTGCACCCCCCGTTCCGCGATCGTGCGGGCGGCAAGTGCTTCTAATTCTGTGCCAATTTCATCAATGACGATCACTTCTGGCATATGATTCTCTACCGCTTCGATCATCACTTGATGCTGTAATTCGGGACGAGACACCTGCATCCGTCGTGCGCGTCCGATCGAGGGGTGAGGAATATCACCATCGCCAGCAATTTCATTAGAAGTGTCGATAATGACCACTCGTTTGTTGAGATCATCAGCTAAAACGCGAGCAATTTCTCTCAAGGCAGTGGTTTTGCCGACACCTGGACGACCTAGCATTAAGATCGATCGACCCGTTTCCACCAAATCTCGGATCATCCCGATCGTGCCATAAACCGCTCGTCCAATGCGACAAGTTAAACCCACAATTTCGCCCCCACGATTCCGCATGGCACTAATGCGATGCAACGTGCGTTCAATTCCTGCACGATTATCGCCGCTGAACATCCCCACTCGATCGCTGCAAAACTGGATATCCTCTCGCGTCACCGGTTCTTCTCGCAAGTATTCCCAGTTATTAGCAAAACGGGCTTCGGGTTTTCGTCCCAAATCAATCACTACCTCAATCAATTCTCCTCGTTGAGGATGATTGGTCAAGGTGCTAGAAATTTCTGGAGGAAGGGTCGCTAACAAAGTATCTAAATCATCAGTGACCTGCATCCGTTGAAATAAAGGCTTTTCGGTTTCTGCTTCCTTAACAGACTGATCTAAAACTTGATCGGGTTGCTGATCCAGTTGGCGTTGATTTTGACTCACCATAAACGTTTTTATCGGTTAATTAAATTCAGGATTCACAAAGGAGAGGGTTTAGACTCTCACTTGTTGCGGATAGCGTTTCAGTTGAGATACTAAAGCATCTGCTTGAGTTACCGCTTTCCACAATAGAGAGGGATGATTTTCTAGTTGGAGAGAAGATAGATTGTTTTTCGTTTCAGGGGGATCATCATGGGACAACTGTTCTAAAGACTCTAGGAACGAGCTTAACTGAGAACGAGCAAAGCTGCCATAAGCAATTCCTGCAACGTAAGATTTAGGAAAATGGGGAGGAGAATTAAGCAATTGTTCCGATTGGAGTTTGGTTACAGTGTGTTCGTTTGTGCCACCCGCAAGTTGTACATAACCGGGGAGGTTAGCCGCGAGGACTTTTTGCGCTAACTTCACTGTAGCGCGAGTGGTTCCCTTGCCTAGATCACCACTCATTGGTCGTCCGTCTGTTTGCCAAATCAGGGGACAGGGTAAAGGGGAGATTTTTTCGGACAGGGTTTTCAGATATGGAATTAAATCGGGGTGATCTGGACAACTGATGGCTAAAATTTTGAGTTGGGGAATAATCGGTTGTAGTGCTTCCCATAAACGCTGAAACGCCTCTTCTCGTCCCGTTTGGGTGTGAATTTCGATCGCGTCGATGTGATAGTCCTGTAATTGTTCAACAATGGTCGGAGGAGAAACCTGATAAGATTGAGCCGTAATCAGTTGCGATGGACATACAGGTAAACAGCGCCCACAACCATAGCATCGATCGGTAATCACTCCTGAAAAGTTAATCGCATCAGCAGGACAAACCGCCTCACAAGGACGAGAACAGTCCGTCGGACATAAATTCGGGCTAAACGTCGCCTTACGGAAATGGGGGTCTTCCCCATCGTTTAAACTTACCATCAACCAGGGACGACAGAGAG
This window contains:
- the ldpA gene encoding circadian clock protein LdpA, which codes for MYGNPLQSLETGHWFKLICGASYQHLPAVRSLSLVYALAGADCIDVAADAAVVAAAKEGLAVASQLHDSARKRGFFPLCRPWLMVSLNDGEDPHFRKATFSPNLCPTDCSRPCEAVCPADAINFSGVITDRCYGCGRCLPVCPSQLITAQSYQVSPPTIVEQLQDYHIDAIEIHTQTGREEAFQRLWEALQPIIPQLKILAISCPDHPDLIPYLKTLSEKISPLPCPLIWQTDGRPMSGDLGKGTTRATVKLAQKVLAANLPGYVQLAGGTNEHTVTKLQSEQLLNSPPHFPKSYVAGIAYGSFARSQLSSFLESLEQLSHDDPPETKNNLSSLQLENHPSLLWKAVTQADALVSQLKRYPQQVRV